The genome window CCGGCAGTGACGATCACCTCGGCCCGTGCCAGGTCGACATCCTTGGCCTCGGCCGGCTCGTAGCCGACAAAACTGACACGGCTGTCTGCCGTGGCGCTTACCTGCTGCACCTGGGGGCCCCCCCCGGCTGCACCGCCGGGAAGGCGCCGGCCTGGATGGTAAGGACGGCCCGTGGAGTGGACGGCTTTATGGTGCGGCGCATTTTGGCGTTGCAGCAGCCGACTTCGAACTGGCCGTTTACGATGGCGATGATTTCCGATATCTGGGCCGCCTTCAGCCGGGCAGCCACCCGCGGGGCCAAATCCCAGCCATAGGAGGAGTGCATAAAGACGACGTAGTCCGGGTTTTCTTTCTGGATTGCGTCGAGGATCAACTGCTTGTGCAGGTCTGGGTGGTATTCGCCGCAAGCAGCGGCATCTGCCAGGTAGAGGGTGCCGCCATAGGCTGGCAGTCGAGTGGCGTTTCCCACCAGGAGCATTGCGGTTTCAGCCCCAAGCGCCTGGGCGAAACCACACAGTTCATAGGTGGTATCAAGCAGTCTCCCTTCGCGGTATTCACCGATCAATAGCGCTTTCATAATCGCCTCCTACCGCAGAACCGCGGTTTTTTCTTTGAGTATGCCGAGCAGTTGGTCCACCATCGGCCCCACATCACCTTCAAGGATGACGCCGCAACCCTTCTTGGCCGGGGGATGGAAACTGGCGGTGACCGCAAGCGGATCGACCGTCAGCAGATCGGCAACCGGAATGCTCAATATCTCTTTTTTCTTTGCCTTCATGATGTTGGGAAGCGTCGGATAGCGCGGGGTATTGAGCCCGAGTTGACAGGTAACCAAGGCGGGGGTGGCGAGTCTGGCTACCCCCTTGATCCCCCCCTCGAGCTCCCGCTTGGCGGTAATGGTGCCGTTATCATAGGTAAATCCGACCAGGGTGGTGGCGCAGGCATACCCCAGTTCTTCCGCCACGGTGCCCCCTACCTGTGCTGAACCCCGGTCCTGGGACTGCATGCCGGTGAAGATCAGGTCGTACCCAACCCCCTTCGCATGGGCGGTAATGATGGCGGCGATCTGCCAGGGGTCCTTGCCGGCAACTGCATCGTCCACCACATGGACCGCCTTGTCGCACCCCATGGCCAGGGCCTTTTTGATCGCCTCTACCACCCGGTCCGGGCCGATGGAGAGCACGGTCAGCTCAGCGGCATCCCCCAGTTGCTCCCGCAGTTGGACTGCCTGTTCGACGGCGTATTCGTCGTATTCGTTCATTCGCCAGGCCAGGTCGGCCTCCTCGAACCACGTCCCCTGGCCGTTCGGTTTGAAGCGCGATTCCATGTCCGGAACCTGTTTGACGCAGACAAGCAGTTTCATGGCTTCCTCCCTAAAGTCTTGCGGCAACGATTTCCGCCAAATCTTTCACAACAAGCTCACCTTCGTGCCCGCCGGTCTTGATCCCGTCCTCAAACATGGCTAGACAGAACGGGCAGTTACTTATCAACAGGGGTGCCCCGGTATCCCGGGCCATGCCGACTCGCTTTTCGCTGATCTTGCTGCCGATCTTCTCTTCGGCAAGGATCCTGCCACCGCCGGCGCTGCAGCAGAAGCTGTCGTACCCGGACTGGGCCATTTCCTGAATTCTGCCGCCGGCCGCGGAGATGATGCTGCGGGGCTGATCTATGATATCCATATAACGGCCAAGGTAGCAGGAGTCGTGGTAGGTGGCGACGAACGGCTCCGGCGTCAGCGCAAGCCGTCCCCCCTTCAGGAGTCCGGCAAGGAAGGTGGTGTAATGCTCCACCGGCAGATCAAGCCCCAGGTCCCTGTAATCCCTGCCGAGGGTATTGAAACAGTGAGGGCAGGTGGTGACTATCCGCTTTACTCCGTACCCCTTGATCAGTTCGATAGTTTCGGTGGCCTGCATCTGGTAGAGGTACTCGTTGCCGAGCTTGCGGACCGGCTCGCCACAGCACTTTTCCTCCTTGCCGAGAATGCCGACTCTGACCCCTGCCGTAGCGCAGATTTTGATAAAGCTGGCGGCAACCTCCCGGTTGCGCCTGTCAAAGGAGGCATAGCAGCCTACGAAGTAGAGGATGTCGACTGCTTCCCCGCTCTCCATCAGGGTCACCGGCAGTTCGGCCGCCCAGTCGCCGCGGGCAGCGAAGGCGAGGCCGAACGGATTGGCGTTCACCTCGATGTTGCTGACTGCGGTGCGCACCTCCTCTCCCGGGAAGGCCCCCTCCATAAGGGTCACGTTGCGCCGCATCTCCAGAATCTTGTTGACATGCTCGTTGTTGGCTGGGCAGATGTCCTGGCAGGCCCGGCAGGTGGTGCAGGACCAAATTGCATCTATGCCGACGGTTTCGATCAGGCTGGCATCAGGAGTGGTCTTGGCCAATTCGCCGATCTGCTTGATCACCTTCATCGGCGACAACGGCTTGCCGGTGGTGTGCGCAGGGCAGCGGTCCTCGCAGCGGGCACAGGTGGTGCAGGCGTCGGCGTCGAAGATATCCTTCCAGGTGAGGTCGCCGATGGCGGCTGCACCGAACTGCTCGGTGTTCTCATCCTCCATGTTGATCGTCGCAAGCGCCCCCTTCGGTTCAAGCGGGGCAAAGAAGGCATTCAGGCTGGTGGTGACGATATGCCGCAGCTTGCTGTAGGGGATGGCACAGAAAAAGCCGAGCACCAGCGCAAAATGGATCCACCAGAATATTTTGTGCATGGTTCTGATCGAATCTTCGGTAAAGCTGGTGAAGAGGTGGGCAACCAGATAACCGACCGGCGAGAAGCGGGCAAGGTCCGGGTTCTGGGACAGTTCGGTGACGGCCATCCTCGCTCCCTCGATCAGGAAGCCGGTGATCAGGATGGCAAAGAGCAGTTGGTGGATGATGTAATCCTGGTCGACGGTTTCAAGCCCTTCGGGTTTCTTTACGAACCGGCGGCAGAAGAGCCCGCCGAGCGTCATGAGCGCCGTCAACCCGGCCAGGTCGAGCACTAGGGAGAAGGCCTTGTAGAACTTGCCGGAAAGGAGGTTGACCCCCATCAGGGGGGTGAAAAAATCCGCCTGCAACATCACGAGCAGGGTGCCGGCAAAGAGGGTCAGCCCCCCCCATAAGAAGAGCGAGTGCGGCAGGCCTCCAGCCCGGACGCGCGCTACCTTCTCCTGGCCGAATATCTCGCCGATCATCCGCTTAACCCGCTCATCATAGCGATCGAACCGGTCGAGTGCTTTCCCCTGGCGGTAGATGGGAAGCCTCTTCCAGACCCCCCAGGCCATACAGGCGAACGCTGCCATGCTCAGGGAGTACATGGGGAGCACCACGCCGTGGCCGATGTTCCAGTAGATTTCGCGAGTGACTTCCATACACATTACTCCTTTAGTGGACCGTTCATAGGTTCGTCAGGCCAAGGCGCCAAGGAGGAGCGCGGTGGCGTCGATTGGATGTCACAAGCGAGCGACGCCGGCATGGCGGGAATAAGGACGTTCCTATGACAACAGCAGTTTCGAGATCACCACCCGCTGAATCTCATTCGTCCCTTCATAGATTTCGGTGATCTTGGCGTCGCGGTACATCCGTTCCACCTCGTAGTCGGCAATGTAGCCGTAGCCACCGTGTATCTGCATCGCCTCCTTGGTGACATAGGTTGCCGTTTCCGAGGCGTGCAACTTGCACATGGCCGAATCCATGGTGTAGTTCCTCTTGTTGTCCTTGAGCCAGGCTGCCCGATAGGTCAGCAGCTTGCTGGTTTCGATCCGGGTCCACATGTCGGCCAGCTTGAACTGGATCCCCTGGAACTCGCAGATCGGCTGATCGAACTGCTTACGCTCCTTGGAGTAGGCCAGGGCCCGCTCGAAGGCCCCTTCGGCGATGCCGAGCGCTTGGGATGCGATGCCGATACGCCCGCCGTTCAGGGTGTCCATGGCGATGTTGAATCCCTTCCCTTCCTGGCCGAGCAGGTTTCCCACCGGGATACGCAGATTGTCGAAGGCGAAGGCAGTGGTGTAGCTACCGCGAATCCCCATCTTGTTCTCATTCTTCAAGATTGTCACACCGGGCGAGGAAAGATCGACGATAAAGGCGCTAATTCCCTTGTGTTTAAGGCTGCGGTCGAAGGAGGCGATCACAATGGCGGTGCCAAGGTAGCCGCCGTTGGTTATGAAGGTTTTGCTGCCGTTGATGACGAACTCGTCCCCTTCACGCTTGTACATGGTGGTGGTGCCGCCGGCGTCTGATCCGGCATTGGGCTCGGTGAGCATGAAGCAGCCGATCTTCTTGCCGCTGTTCAAATCCGGCAGCCACTCATTCCGCTGCTCTTCGGTGCCGAAGACATAGATCGGATTGGAGCACAGGGAGGTATGAGCAGAGATCAGCACGCCGCTGGATCCGCAGGCCTTGGAGACTTCCTCTACTACGATGGCATAGGAGAGCATGTCCAGCCCGGCCCCACCATATTCCTCGGGGAAGTAGCTGCCGAGAAAGCCCATTTCACTCATCTTCGCGACCAGTTCATCGGGGATGGCGTGGTCTTCGTCGATTTTTACCGCCAGCGGCTTGATCTCTTTGTTGACGAAGTCGCGCACGCTGTCCTGCAATACCTTGTGGTCCTGGTTCAGTTCAAAGTTCATAGATCGCTCCCTTACGCACGCCTTCGGATTACTTGCCGGTGAATGCCGCTTTCCGCTTTTCCACGAATGCTCCCATCCCCTCCTTCTGGTCGGCAGTGGCGAACAGCACGCCGAAGAGGGATGCCTCGTAACGGAACCCATCCTCCTTGGTCATGTTCAGGCCATTGGCAATGGCATCCTTAGCGTAGGCAACGCCCAGGAGACCGACACCGGCGATGGCTGCCGCCGTTTCTTTCGCCCTGGCCATAAGCTCCTCAGGAGGAAACACTTCGTTGGCGATCCCCCAGGCCAGCGCCTTGTCAGCCGTAATGACCTTCCCGGTGAAGATCAGCTCGTTGGCCTTGTTGGGGCCGATCAGCCTTGGCAGGTTCTGGGTGCCACCGAAGCCGGGCATAATGCCGAGGGTAACTTCAGGGAAGCCGAGCTTGGCTTTGGCCGATGCATAGATGAAATCGCAGCCGAGGGCCAGCTCAAGGCCGCCGCCGAGGGCAAATCCGTTAACAACTGCAATCAACGGGGTCCTCATCTTCCCCATGGCCAGCATCACGTTCTGGCCCTTGCGACCGAACTGGTGCCCCTCATAGGCGGACATCTCCGACATCTCCTTGATGTCGGCGCCAGCCACGAACGCCTTCTCCCCTGCTCCGGTGAGAATGATCACCTTTGCAGCCGGGTCGTACTCCAGTTGGTAGAGGGCACAACCAAGCTCGGTCAGCGTTTCGCTATTGAGCGAATTGAGCGCCTGCGGGCGGTTGATGGTGAGGGTGACGATGCCGTTGTCGTTTTCGATCAATAGGTTTTTGTATTCCATCTCAAACCGTCCCCTTTATTGGTATACGTAAAAGCCTTTTCCAGACTTTCGCCCCAGATACCCGGCGTTCACCATCTTAACCAGCAGCGGGCATGGGCGGTATTTCGGATCCTTGAACCCGTCGTACAGCACGTTCATGATCGCCAGGCAGGTGTCGAGGCCGATGAAGTCGGCCAGTGTAAGCGGCCCCATCGGCTGGTTGGTCCCAAGCTTCATCCCTTTATCGATGTCCTCTGCAGTGGCGATCCCCTCATAAAGGGCAAATACCGCCTCATTGATCATAGGCATCAGGATGCGGTTGACAATGAAGCCCGGATAGTCCTGGGAAACGGCAATCTCCTTTTCCAGCTTGGCCACCAGTTCGAACGTCACGCCAAAGGTCTCGTCGCTGGTGGCGTGGCCACGGATGATCTCCACCAACTTCATCACCGGCACTGGGTTCATGAAGTGCATGCCGATCACCTTTTCCGGACGCTTGGTGACCGCTGCGATCTTCGTGATCGGGATAGACGAGGTATTGGTGGCGAGATACGCACTTGCCTGGACGATACTGTCCAGTTTCCGGAAGATCTCCAGCTTGAGCGGCTCATGCTCGGTGACCGCTTCTACCGCAAAATCGACCGATGCCAGATCCTCCATTGCCATGGTAGTTTTGATCCGTCCCATGGTCTCTTCCACGAGGGAGGCGGGGATGACTTCCTTCTTCGCCTGCCGCTCCAGGTTCTGGCGGATGGTTGCCACCGCCTTGGCCAACTGCACCTCGGCTATATCGAACAGAACTACGTCGTAACCGAACCGGGCAAAGACATGGGCGATACCGTTTCCCATCTGGCCTGCACCGAGCACCCCCATCTTCGTGATCATAATTTCCTCCTAGACTCTTTCAAAAATGACTGCCACCGCTTCGCCGCCACCGATGCAGAGGGTGGCCAGACCGTAGCGCAGTTGGCGTTTGTGCAGTTCGCGGATAACCGTCGCCGCCAGGCGTGCGCCGCTGGCACCGATCGGATGGCCGATGGCGCAGGCGCCGCCGTTTACGTTAACCTTGTCCAGCGGCAGTTTGAGCGCCTTGATCGCCAGCAACACTACGGAAGCAAACGCTTCATTTATCTCGAACAGGTCGATGTCGCCCATGGTCAGGCCGGCCTTGGCCACGACCTTCTCAATGGCGCCGATGGGTGCATCCGGGAAGTTGTCCGGATGGCGGCTTTCAGTGGCGCAGGCCACGATGCGGGCCTTCGCCTTCAGGTTATGCCTCTTCAGGCCATCGGCGTCGGTGAGCAGCGCGAGGGCGGCGCCGTCGTTAATGGTAGATGCGTTGCCGGCGGTGATGGTGCCGTCCTTTTTGAAGACCGGCTTCAACAGCGCTAGCTTTGCCGGATCGCCCTTGAACGGCTCTTCGTCGGTGGCCAGCACCTCCTCGCCCTTCTTGCTCTGCTTTACGACCGGGACAATTTCGTCGACGAACAGACCGCCGTTTACGGCAGCCTGGGCTAGCTGATAAGAGCGGGCGGCAAACTCGTCCTGCTCCTCCCGGCTCAGGCCGAACCGGGCAACGCTTGCCTCGCCGATCTCCCCCATGTGCCTGCCTGTGTAAGGGTCTGTCAGCCCGTCATAGATCATCAGGTCGAGAAGCTGGCCGTGCCCCATCCGGTAGCCAGTACGGGCCTTCTGCATGACGTAGGGGGCAAGGGACATGCTTTCCATCCCCCCGGCAATCACTACCTGGGAGTCCCCGAGCCGGATGCGTCGGCACCGAGCATGATCGCCTTCAGGCCACTGCCGCAGACCTTGTTGATTGTCAGGGCATGCGCCGAATCGGGAATACCCGCGCCGCGCCTGCGCCTGGCCGCAGCCACCCGACAACACCTGCCCCACGATCACCTCATCGACCCTGTCCGCTGCCAGGCCGGTCCGAGTCAACAGCCCCTGCATAACCGTTGTCGCCATCTGTGGCGCCGTCACGTCCGCCAGCATGCCATTAAAGGACCCAAATGGGGTTCTTAAGGCATCTACAACAAACACATCACTCATCATCCACCTCCAGTCGGGAACTTTAAGCCCAGCATACTGTACGTTTACGTTCATGTCAACCACCAATAAAACACCTTTATAGCATTGTGCGCTTTTTCAAAAAGCATTGTCCCTTATTCGCGAATAGTGCCCGCCATTTCATCGACAACACATCTATATGGGCGTATTGAGGGGAATCAGAAAAAAGAGGGGCACCCGTCGGCTACCCCTCATTTTATAACACCATGGCAGAACAAACAGATTAGGCACGGCAAAGAGTTATCCGAAATACACCCCTGAAGTGGTGAATTTCGGCGCAGGTGTGATGGTGTTTCAGACTAAAGGAAGACGATGTCGTCCGGCAGGTCGGTTATCTTCACTCCTCCCCCTGTGCTTACCGCAAAGGTGTTCTCGATACCCACCACCCGAGGTCGGGGAACACGAATTTAGGTTCGATGGCAACGGTCTGGCCTGCCTTAAGCGGCACCTTGAATCCATGGGCGATGACCGGGAACTCGTCCAGCTCCAGTCCGACGCCATGCCCGACGAAGCGGGCATTCTCCCCAGGGGCACCCATGAAGTTCCGGCTGAGACCGGCCTGTTCGGCCATGTCGGCCGCGGCGAGGAACAACTCTTCGCAGATGGCGCCCGGCTTCAGGTTAGCGCTGAGGTACTGCTGGATAGCAATGGCGGCATCGAAGGCGCGGCGCAGGGTCGGTTCAAGGTTGCCAATGACGAAAATCCGGGTCATGTCCACGATGTAGCCGTTGAAGACCCCCGTATAGTCGATGAGGATCGGGGTGTTTGCCGCGACGGTGGCGGTGGATGGGCCATGAGGTGAGGCGGCGGAGAGGCCGCGCCCCGTGACCGCGCCATCGAAGAAGCCGGGCTGGCCGGAGGTGGCAGCGGACACGGCAAGCCCCTGGAACAGTTCCTGGTTGAAGGCCCGCATCCGCACGTAGCCTTCGCTGCCGGCCTTGCGCAGGCGGCACTCGAACTCGGCCGCCAGGTCGATCTCCCGCATCCCTGCCCGCAGGAACTGGGGAACCTGGCTGAACACCTCGCACAAGCGGACACCGCTCTCGTGCATCCGCTCCAACTCCCAGGCCGACTTGACTGACCGCAACTCCCGGTTGATGGCCGAAACGTCGACAAACTCCTTCCCTTCCAGGAGCTTCGCGTAGAAGTTGCACTGCTGGACCGGCGCCACGTCGAAGGTAAAACCGACCCTCCGGATAGTTGGTTTGAAGAGGGCCGGAAATTCCTTGCTCGACGGGAAGGGACGGGTGTCGGCGACCAGGCTTTCCTCCTGGGCTCTGGCGAGACTCTTGCGCACCAGCAGGAGGGGGTTCCCTTCGGCCGGCACCCAGAGAACCGCGTTCTGACGCGTGCCGGTGAAATAATAGATATCAATCGGATAGATGAAGAGCGCCCCGTCGATCTCCTTGGTGCGCAGTTCCTGCTGCAGTCGGATGATCCGCTGCTCGGATTCCACTCTGATCGGCATCAGTTTTCCCCCCATTTTTCGAAGTAGGCAATTTCGTTGAGTTGCTTGCGGGGCCGCGGCTTCGGGTCCTGGTCCGGATAACCCAGGGGGGTGATGCCGACAATCCGGAACGTGGGGGGGATGCCCAGCCCCTTCCGGATCAGGTCTTCGTTGAAGAGCCCCATCCAGCAGGTGCCAAGCCCCATTTCCGTCGCAGCCAGGCAGAGGTGCTCGAGGGCCATGGCCGTGTCTGCAACATAATAGTGAATCCCGTTTTCGATCCCCGACTCGGCAGGGTCGGCACAGACCACGATCGTCACCGGTGCGGCCGCGATCCCCTTTTTCCCCGGGTTGTCATCTCCGAATCCAGCCAGGATTTTCTCCCGCTTGGCAGCATCGGTCACCACCAGAAAACGCCAGCACTGCTGATTCTTCCACGACGGGGCCAGGCGGGCCGCCTCCAGCAGATGCTCGACGGCTTCGCGCCCCACCGGTGTGTCTTTGTACTTCCTGATGCTGCGTCGATCCTGGAGAGCCTGCAGTAATTCCATTCTCATCCTCCTAGAGCATAGGATAGTGGCCGGTGAGCGCCTGCAGGCTCCGGTGGGCCTCCAGGTAACGGGCATCTTCTCGGTAGGTCGTCGGGAAGATGGCAGGGACCGGCCGATGGTTCAGGTCCCGGTCCACATTGACAAAGGTGAAGAGACAGGAGTTGGAGAGGGCCTTGCTAGAGCGGTCGCGACTGATCCGCTCGATGCTCGCCTCGACGCAGACGAAGCTCTCCGCGGTATATACCACCCGGCTGGTGAAGTGCAGCTTGTCTCCAAGGCGGACGGGATGGAAAAAATTGATCCGGTTCACGGCGGCGATGATGGAGCGATCCGGCGCTACCAGTTCCGAGCAGATTCCCGACAGTTCATAGGCCCGCCGCACCAGGTAGCCACCGAAGACCCGCTGCGGCACGTACTCCTGCTCCGGATACATCCGCTCCCATGCGTCGGCAACCAGCCGGCCTGCGACAAGGCCGGCAAAACCCGGCTCCTCCTGGGCTTGGTGCATCCGGCTCAGCAGATCGTACTCTTCCCGGCTCGGAGGGGCTTGCAAGGCAGCCTGCTGCTGCCGGTACTCCTCGCGGCCGGCCATCACCTTGGCCGCCCGCTGCTGCTCCAGGTAGTCCAGGTATTCCAGGGGAGGGAGCGGCAGACTCTCCCCCGCCTCGGCCCCTTCCCGAGCGGCCATGGTGAAGTAACACGAGGCGATGTGCAGTTCCCCTCCCCCTCCAGGTGCCATGGCAGGATGTTCCACCCGGATGCCGATTTCCAGCGAGGAGCGCCCCACATGGTTGATTCTGGCCTGCAAGACGATGTCACGGGTCACGTCCACCACATGCCGGACCACGATGTTGTCGATGGCCGCAGTGACCACCCGCCCCTCCGGATGGGTCCGCCGCACATAGGCCAGCGCCGTCTGTTCGGCCAAAATATCCAGATGCTCAAGAAGCAGGCCGAAGCGGAAGTTCCCCCGGATTTCCTCGTCAATCACCGTGAAGCGGCGACGAAGCGCCAAATCGCTCGCAAAGGGGAGTGTAGTAGTCAGTGATGTGTCAAGGGGTCTGGTCATGGCGCGTCATCCCGTTACATGTTCCTCCGGTATTTGCCGCCGACTTCGTAGAGCGCATGACTAATCTGCCCTAGTGACGCAACCTTTACGGTTTCCATCAATTCTGCAAAGATGTTGCCCCCACTGGTGGCCACCTCCTGCAGACGTTTGAGGGCGGCCGGGGCCTCGTCCCGGTTCAGTTCGTGGAACTTCTTAAGGTTTCGAATCTGCTGCTCCTTTTCCTCCTTGGTGGCCCTGGCCAGTTCGCTAGGCACCTGCTGCCCCCCCTCGCCTGCACGCGGGTTGAGGAAGCAGTTGACCCCGATGATCGGGAGTTCGCCGGAGTGCTTCTTGCTCTCATAGAGCATGGACTCGTCCTGGATCTTTGAGCGCTGGTACTGGGTCTCCATGGCTCCCAGCACCCCGCCCCGCTGGTCGATCCGCTCGAACTCGGCAAGCACCGCCTCTTCCACCAAATCGGTCAATTCCTCAATGATGAACGACCCCTGACAGGCGTTCTCGTTTTTCGTCAGTCCGAACTCCCGGCTAATGATCATCTGGATCGCCATGGCCCGGCGCACCGACTCCTCGGTGGGGGTGGTGACCGCTTCGTCATAGGCGTTGGTGTGCAGAGAATTGCAGTTGTCATAGATCGCCATCAAGGCCTGCAGCGTCGTACGGATGTCGTTGAAGTCCATCTCCTGGGCATGCAGCGAGCGCCCCGATGTCTGGATGTGGTACTTAAGCTTCTGGCTCCGCTCGTTGGCACCGTATTTTTCCTGCATCACCACCGCCCAGATGCGACGGGCCACCCGTCCGATCACCGTGTACTCCGGATCGAGTCCGTTGGAGAAGAAGTAGGAAAGGTTCGGCGCAAAGTCGTCGATATGCATCCCCCGCGACAGGTAGTACTCCACGTAGGTAAATCCGTTGGAGAGGGTGAAGGCGAGCTGGGAAATCGGGTTGGCGCCTGCCTCGGCAATGTGGTAGCCGCTGATGGAGACCGAGTAGTAGTTGCGCACCTTCTGCTCGATGAAGTACTGCTGGATATCCCCCATCATCTTCAAGGCGAATTCGGTGGAAAAGATGCAGGTATTCTGCCCCTGGTCCTCCTTGAGGATGTCGGCCTGGACCGTGCCGCGCACGGTCTGCAGGGTGCAGCTCCTGATCTCGGCATATTCGGCGCCGCTCGGCTCTCTGCCGTGCTGCCCCCTGAACCGCTCCACCTGCTGATCGATGGCGGCATTGAAGAAGAAGGCGAGCATCATCGGCGCCGGGCCGTTGATGGTGATGGAAACGCTCGTATTGGGGGCGCAGAGGTCGAAGCCGGCATAGAGCTTCTTCATGTCCTCCACCGTGCAGATGGAAACTCCGCTCTCCCCCACCTTGCCATAGATGTCGGGCGGGTAGTCCGGGTCCTCGCCGTAGAGGGTGACGCTGTCGAAGGCCGTGGAGAGCCGCTTGGCGTCGTCATCCTTGCAGAGGTAGTGGAAACGGCGATTAGTCCGCTCGGGCGTCCCCTCGCCAGCAAACTGGCGTTTCGGGTCTTCCTCGGCCCGTTTGAACGGGAACACCCCGGCGGTAAACGGGAAAAGCCCCGGAGCATTCTCGAGCATGCTCCAGCGGACGATCTCCCCCCAGTCGGCGAAATTGGGGAGGCAGACCTTGGGGATGCGCGTCCCGGAGAGTGTGGTGGTGTAGAGGGCGCTGCGGATCTCCTTGTCCCGCACCTTGGTGACCAGATGGTCCCGGGCGTAGGTCTCCTTCAGGCAGGGCCAGTCGGCCAGGATCTTCTTCGGCTCCTCCTGCAACCGCGCTTCATGCTGGGCGATCTGTTGATCCAGGTCGGCAAGGGACGGGGAGTCGCCCAACAGCTCCTTCGCCCCCTGCAACTGGAACAGTCGGCGGGCCACGGCGCTCTGCTCCTGCACTCGCTTGCGGTAGCCACGCACCACCTGCACGATCTCTCCGAGGTAGTGGACTCGGTCCGGTGGAATGATGTACTGCTTGAGGCTCTCCCGCTCGGTGATCACCAACTGCGATTGTAGTTTCAAATCCAACTTGCGGTTGAGGGTGTCGATGAGGGACCGGTAGAGCACGTTGGTCCCCGGGTCGTTGAACTGGGCAGCGATGGTCCCATACACCGGCAGATCCTCGTCCGCCACCTCAAACAGGTTGCGGTTACGTCGGTACTGCTTGCGCACGTTGCGCAACGCATCCTCTGCCCCCTTGCGCTCGAACTTGTTAAGGGCCACCAAGTCGGCGAAGTCGAGCATGTCGATCTTCTCCAACTGGGTCGGGGCGCCGAACTCGCAGGTCATGACATAGAGGGATACATCAGCGATATCCACGATCTTCGCGTCCCCTTGGCCGATGCCGCTGGTCTCGACGATCACCAGGTCGAAGCCGGCAGCCTTGACCACGTCGATGGCGTCGCGGATGGCAGCCGAGAGCTCCGAATGGGAGTCGCGGGTGGCGAGGGAACGCATGTAGACCTTGCTGGTGTTGATGGCATTCATCCGGATCCGGTCCCCCAGGAGTGCCCCGCCGGTTCGCTGGCGGCTCGGGTCCACCGCCAGGATGGCCACGCTCTTGTCAGGGAAGTCCCGAAGGAAACGGCGTACCAGTTCATCGGTGAGGGAGCTCTTGCCGGCACCGCCGGTGCCAGTCACCCCTACCACCGGTGCGGGGCGGGCCAAGGCGCGGATTTGCTCCCGCAGCGGGCCGTAACCGGTAGTATGGTCGTGCACCGCCTGCTCCGCCAGGGTAATAAGGGTGTTGACGGCGCGGATGTCCTGATGCTGCAGTT of Geobacter anodireducens contains these proteins:
- a CDS encoding methylmalonyl-CoA mutase, yielding MHTATPEIYRTTHKVRFVTATSLFDGHDASTNIIRRILQSSGAEVIHLGHNRSVNEIVTAAIQEDAQGIAVSCYQGGHLEFFKYIKDQLRERGAEQINIFGGGGGVIIPDEIRELEAYGISKIFSPEDGRRMGLQGMINLMLKECDFAPQRNIAEEITKLQHQDIRAVNTLITLAEQAVHDHTTGYGPLREQIRALARPAPVVGVTGTGGAGKSSLTDELVRRFLRDFPDKSVAILAVDPSRQRTGGALLGDRIRMNAINTSKVYMRSLATRDSHSELSAAIRDAIDVVKAAGFDLVIVETSGIGQGDAKIVDIADVSLYVMTCEFGAPTQLEKIDMLDFADLVALNKFERKGAEDALRNVRKQYRRNRNLFEVADEDLPVYGTIAAQFNDPGTNVLYRSLIDTLNRKLDLKLQSQLVITERESLKQYIIPPDRVHYLGEIVQVVRGYRKRVQEQSAVARRLFQLQGAKELLGDSPSLADLDQQIAQHEARLQEEPKKILADWPCLKETYARDHLVTKVRDKEIRSALYTTTLSGTRIPKVCLPNFADWGEIVRWSMLENAPGLFPFTAGVFPFKRAEEDPKRQFAGEGTPERTNRRFHYLCKDDDAKRLSTAFDSVTLYGEDPDYPPDIYGKVGESGVSICTVEDMKKLYAGFDLCAPNTSVSITINGPAPMMLAFFFNAAIDQQVERFRGQHGREPSGAEYAEIRSCTLQTVRGTVQADILKEDQGQNTCIFSTEFALKMMGDIQQYFIEQKVRNYYSVSISGYHIAEAGANPISQLAFTLSNGFTYVEYYLSRGMHIDDFAPNLSYFFSNGLDPEYTVIGRVARRIWAVVMQEKYGANERSQKLKYHIQTSGRSLHAQEMDFNDIRTTLQALMAIYDNCNSLHTNAYDEAVTTPTEESVRRAMAIQMIISREFGLTKNENACQGSFIIEELTDLVEEAVLAEFERIDQRGGVLGAMETQYQRSKIQDESMLYESKKHSGELPIIGVNCFLNPRAGEGGQQVPSELARATKEEKEQQIRNLKKFHELNRDEAPAALKRLQEVATSGGNIFAELMETVKVASLGQISHALYEVGGKYRRNM